From the genome of Natronolimnobius baerhuensis:
ATGTCCATGGTTGCGGCAACGTCCGCATCGGACAGAAAGCCTTTCTTTATCGAGTTGCCAGTAGGGGACAATGAGTCAACTACGCATTGCCGTCCTGAACGCCGCCCACCAGGACGAGAACACGACGCGGAACTTCCGGCGCGAACTGGATGCCTCGCTGTCGGAATTCGACGTAACAAGCGGAACGGTACCCGACCACTTCGCGTTCGACGGGGTCGTGGTCACCGGTTCGCGGTCCTCCGTGTACTGGGACGATGACTGGATTGCGACGACCGCTGAGTGGGTCGATGACGCTATCTCTCGAGACATTCCGCATCTTGGTATCTGTTGGGGACACCAACTTCTCGCGCATGTCCTCGGTGGCACCGTCTCCGATATGGGTGCCTACGAAGTCGGCTACAGCGATATCGAGCAGACCGCTGACTCCCGCCTGTTCGATGGCATCTCGAGCGAGTTCAGCGCCTTCACCAGCCACTCCGACGAAGTCGCCGACCTCCCGCCCGGCGCATCCCCGCTCGCCGAGAATCACTACTCCAATCACGGCTTCCGCAAGGACCGGGTCTTCGGCGTGCAGTTCCACCCCGAATACGACACCAAAACCGCCCGCGACCTCGTCCACCGCAAGGAACTCTCCGACGAACGCCTCGAGTCCATTCTCGGGGAAATCACCCAGGAGAACTATCGAGCGGCCTGCCCCGCAAAACTCGTCTTCGACAACTATCTCGAGTTCGTCCAGGAAGTGCGCGAGCAGGAGCAAGCACAGACGCAAATGCAAGCCACAGCCATCGAAACTCCATCCAGCGTCGACACCGATGCCGATGCAGATATCGACGCCGATGCGACGACCGAGGTTGGTTGTTCCGATTGAATTTTCGGTTTTCTTGAACCTCACCGTCGTCCAGTGGGTCCGTGCTGATACCCTCAAGTTCGGGTGGTTCTACATATGATAGTAGTTTCAATGAGTACTCGAGCGCATAGTTTTCGTGTGATCGGTACGCAAATAGTTTTAACTGTACGATAGCGAGTGGAACCCTCTGCCTGAAGTTTCTAGTCTGCGAAAATTCCCGTTTGCGCCGGTAACGAGTGCCTCACAGCATCTTCGTTTGGTGAACATCCAGCGGTCACCTGTTACTACGATCAATGGCTGAGTAATTATTATTAGAAAATACTAAAGCTAATCAGCAAAAACATCATTCTGTTATTGCCTACCCAAGAACCTATCAAAGTAACAGCGTCTTCCAGCGCTTACTATCGGAAACGCACTAGGGGACATATTATTATGCATATGAATATGAAAAAGAAATAGGATTACCGAGGTATTATATATTTAGAAATAGTGGTTGAAAATAGAATAAATCACTGATGACATTTTTCGAGATTAAGAGGCTATAATATGATTAGTAAACCGTTAGAAAGGCTGGTAAACTTTGTTACAACTCATAATCGTGTTGTCGTTCTCGTACTCCTCGTTCTCACGGCGGGAGTGGCCGTCGGTATCGGGAATATCGAAGGTGGTGAAGCAGAAGACGAGGATCTATTTCCCGAGACTACTCCCGCTGAGAAGGCCGAGTACGTCGATGAACGGTATTCCACCGAGGACGGTACTGAGACCGATACTGCGTACACTGAAGTATACGTAAGGGACGAATCAAATAACGCACTCTCGAAAGAACCGTTACTTGACACACTCCAGTACAAACAAACGGTTCTCGAAAACGAGTCGGTCGCAGTTGCGATTCCCGCTGATGGCGAGATCACAAGCATCGCAAGTATCGTTGCGGCGGCCGCTGCGGACGATCCGGATGCCACCCTCGATGAGCAGATCGGTGCGCTCGAATCAACTAGCGAAGCGGAGGTAACGTCGATTGTCTCGGAGGCACTTTCCGAGGAACCCGAAGCGCGTCAACTCGTCTCGAACAGTTACGACCCAGAAACGACGTCAGCCGAAAGCCATCAAATCATATTTGTATTCGAAACAACCGAGGATGGGGAAATCAACGATGCGGTGACGAGCCACCTCTTCGAAACAGCTAGTGACCGGGAAAACCCCGAGTATTTCACGTTGAATGAGCACGCCCTTGTCGAAGCTAACGAGCAGATGAACGAGAACACGATAGGACTAATCCTCCCGGTTGCATTAGCTCTCATTCTAGGCGTGCTCGCGTTCACGTACCGCGATCTCGTTGACGTTATCGTCGGAATGGTCGGCGTCGTCGTTTCGATTATCTGGATGTTCGGTATCCTTGGATGGCTCGAGATTTCTGCCGGAATAACGATGATCGTCGGTCCGGTGTTGATTGCCGCACTCAGTATCGACTATGGATTTCATATATTCATGCGGTACCGTGAACAACGGGACAGCGGCGAACCGATACGTCCGCCAATGAACCGTGCCGTTCGGTCGGTCTCGATTGCCCTCTGTCTCGTGACGATCACTGCAGGAATCGGATTCCTCTCGAATATTGTGAACCCACTCGAAAATATTCGAGATCTCGGACTCGGAATCACGTTCGGAGTCATTTCCGCGTTTCTCATCTTCGTCACGCTCGTCCCGGCTCTGAAGGTTAGCATCGACCAGACACTGGAGCGCTTCAGACTCGACCGCCAGAAACACCCATTAGGGGATGGAGCGGTGCTGCGACCGTTCCTTCAAAGTGGAGTCGTTCTCGCGAAACGGGCTGCACCAATCGTTGTCGTTGTCGCGTTGGTCGCTACCGCTGGTTCGGCAGCTGCTTGGACGGCACTCGACGAAGAACCCTTCGAACAGCAGACAGAGCCCGCTCCCGAGTGGATGGGCGAGCTTCCCGGCCCACTCGCCTGGGAGGACCCTGAGTATAACCTTAACGAAATTTATGTCCAGGAACAGTTCCAGCCAGTTGCACAAAACGAGGGTGATCGGATTCAAATTTTAATCCAAGGTGATGTGACAAACGATGAGACGCTTACGCGAATCCACGAAGCGAAAGACACCGGTGTCTTCGCTGAGAGTACCGGGAACACTGATACCGTTTCGGTCTTAACAGCAATGGACGACCTCGCCGAGGAAGACGACGAGTTCGCTGCAGCTATTTCGGAAGCCGACACGTCCGGAAACGGTGTTCCTGATACGAATCTCGAAGCACTGTATAACGAGATGTACACTCTCTCACCTGAGTCAGCGAGTCAGGTAATTGAATCGACTGATGGAACCTATCAATCGATTCGGATAATCGGTCCGGCCGATGGCGGTGGCAGTCTCAGCGAACGAGCTGATGATCAGACGGCTGTCGCATCGACTGTCGAGGACGACAGCAATCTCACGGCGACGGCAGTCAGCGAGACAACGATCCTCCAATCAGGAATCGAAGCAATTACTGACGGAATCTTGCACGTGATGGTGCTCGCCCTCGTTTCTGTTTTCGTTGTCTATACGATAATTGCACGATATCTATACGGCAGTGCAACTCTCGGTGCCGTAACGGTCATTCCTATCGTTCTCGTGACCGGCCTCGTCATCTCCGGAATGTACGTCCTGGATCTCCCCCTCACATTGGTGACTGCATTGTTAATGAGCCTAGTCATCGGTCTCGGTATCGATTACAACATCCACGTTAGCGATCGGTTCGCTCAGGAACTCGAGGCCGGACGCAATTTCTCCCAGGCCCTCGAGGCTGCCGTCGTCAACACTGGTGGTGCCTTACTGGGGAGTGCCCTAACTACTGCCGTCGCTTTTGCTGCAATAATTTTGCATCCCCATCCTCAACTCGAGAATTTAGGGACACTGGTTGTTCTGGCGTTGCTTATGTCGTTCCTCGTCAGTGTGTTCGTTCTCCCGAGCCTGCTCACAATCTGGGCACGGTTCACGTTACCGACTGAGGAGGTGACAGAGACGGAAACGACATCGCCGAGTGATGACTGAGCAATTGTCGTTTAGATACTCGATTGATGTACCCGAGTGAGGGTACAACTGTAGTTGCGCGAAAGCCTACGACTGACATCGTGGGAGCGGTCGACTTCTAAATTCTTCATACGCAATACGAGACGTGGGCACTGATTCGGGGGACGTTCACTCTCTATCTCTGTCAGTTTCATCCGATTTCACGGCAGAGAGTGCTGCTTCACACCGATTCGTACACTGATTCCGGAATTCGCGATCGAACGTATCGGTAGTTCCCACTCCGTTGCAGTATACGTACTGTTCGTCAGTAAAGTATCCAATGTGGTCGTCGGGGGTTCGTTGGTTCTGAAGGAATTTCACGCACGCGTTGAAGACATCGCTGTATGCGCGCGCAACTCGAGACCCGGTGAGAGATTCCAACAGCGGTGCGGCCTCCGTGAGTTTGTACTCGGATAGTACTGCAACGAGATTTCCGAGAGTCAGTAGTTGCGTGGCCGAGTCTGATAACCAGTAGCCGAAATCTCTTGTCGGTGCCTCGTTTCGAAGTCGGTCCCACTCTTGTTCGAGAACGGCGAAACAAAGACCGGACGCGATGACGGTGTGATAATCGTGGAACCAGTGTTCACTGTTTTCATCCCACTCACCCAACGAATCTATATCGATATCTGAATTTTGAATCCGTTGAGTTGACGACGCGATAGCGTCTCTCACTCCCGATCCTGGAACAATTCCATTCTCACTTCTGGTTTGCAGCCAGGAGAGTACGAACTTCACAAATTCCGGATCAAGCTGTCGCTGGATAATTCCAGCCAGCAGGAGTTCTGCAACGGCGTCAGTGTCGTCAATCGCAAGGAACCGAAGAAGAAGACCGGATAGACACGTCGAAAGATCGGTGGGGACGATGGTATCCGGAAACCCTTCTCCAGGGATTCCGAAGTTCGTGTAATAAAATATATTGTGAGTAATAGCGTATACATCACGGCGATTACACTGAATAAATCCTGGTTCCTTTCGGATATTACTAACGGACAAAATAGTGGCGGGATCAAGATGTTCCGTCTGGAACCCTAACTGTTCAAGAATATGATAATAGTGGAGTTGAACGAACGGGTACCGTTCTGGAGAGTGAATTGGTTTTTGTGTGACCGTCCGTTCGAGAACCATCGTGGCTTCGGTCCTTAACCTCCCGCGAGTAGCGGGAATGGCGAACGGGTACCCATACTGTACGATATCTGTAGGATAGCGGGACAACAACTCGAAGTACCGTCGATCGTTGACAGTTTCCGTGATAGAGTCTACTAGTTTGTCGTGGTTTGCTTCTTGATCCGTGATCTGACTCGTAACTTGGAGAAAGAGGCTAAGTTCACTAAATGCTTTCCGACGAATCTGTCGTTTCCTCTTATCTTTCCACACTAGTGGATTGTATTCTTCTATGTAGTTTGTGTGCCAATCAACGGAGGCATCGGCCATTTTGGCTGCTTCAGACGGCACGTTTTCCGTTGCAATTGGTTCGAGATCATGAAACCGTGAATCGACTTTTTCATCACTACCCATGATTAAAATAATTATATGTTAGGGCTATAAGTATATTGTGTAGAAAATGGTCGAGCAGTCGTCTGAGAATTCTTTATTAATAATGGGTACTGTATTCTTTCTATACCTGTTTGGACTAAACGTTGAGAGACGCGAAGCAACACGTAAATGTCAACCAATCTCAAAAACTTTATCTGTGTATTAAATAAAGAGTTATTATGAAGAAAATTAATAAGGACGATGTCGACGGAGTATCTCAAAATTTAGTATCGAAAATCGAATCATTTGTTCTCGATTGGATGAATGACAACACCGTTCCCGGTGTGAGCTTCGCATTGGTCGATGGCGATGAAATTATCTACACAGACGGTTTCGGCGCCAGAAACCTGGAGACGAACGCGCCTGCAACATCGAACACAATATATGGACTCGGATCTGCTACGAAACCGGTTACGGCCACGGCGATACTGCAATTACTCGAGCGAGAGAAACTAACCCTTGACGACGATCTATCTGATTATTTGCCAGTATTTGAGGATCTATCCGGTGATCCAATTACGATCGAGCAACTACTGACGCATACGTCCGGAATGCCCAGCGACGGGGCGGCTATTACCCTCGTTACTCGAGCGGAAATCGGGGCCGGTCCTGAAGTACCGCTCAGCAGTCGATCAGATTTTTACCGTCATGTTGACGGAGCGACTGAGTGTCGTGTAACCGATAGGCGAGACGAGTTTCTATACTATAATTCGGGATTTGTCCTTCTCGGACACCTTATCGAAGAGATAACTGGCAGAAAATACACGGACTACGTTGCGAATGAGATTCTTGAACCGTTGGGTATGGAACGGTCGACGTTCACCCAGGCCGCGTTCGAGAATAAAGAAGACACGATGCAGCCATATTACTCAGACGGAGACAACATAAAACAGGGCCGTACCGTTTTTGATGAGAATATCTCCCCTGCTGGCGGGTTATTCGGCTCCGTTACTGATATTGCGACATTTGTTTCGAATACTATCACTTGTCCAGACCAGTGTTCCATTCCAAATATCGATACTGACGTGATAACCGAAATGCAACAACCACAAGCGGTTATGACGACTCGACTTGACGGCACAGAGACCCGATACGGATACGGTTGGATGAGACAACCGTTGACGGATCGTACTCTCGTTGGCCATGGAGGTGCCTCTGCAACATCTAGCTTTGGGTACTGGGGCGAGCAGAACGGTACTCTTGGGGTAGCAATCGGGTGCAATAAGGCTCCGCGAATTTCGTCGAGATACGTAGGGGAGGCTATTATTTCGATCGCCCGCGGGCATGCCCCATCTCAGACGGTGCTTCCATTTATGCTGGAAAAAAAGTATAACCAGATTGTTGGAGAATACCAAATGTACCGCGATATTCAGTCGGCAACTGTCGAAAAGAACGGGCAAATACTAGAAATAAGCTACGACACTCCCGTTGGGAAACAGAGTCAACCCCTATTTCCAGAATCTCCTGCACCGGATGAGTTTTCCTTTTTTACACTTACTGGAGCTGGTACACGAGTTCCCGTGGAATTCCATCTAAAAGACGGTTATGTCGAGTTAGAACAAAGCCGACTGCGACTCCGTCAGGAATAGATCCCACAGTGGGTCATGGACTACTGTCCAATGACAGTTACAGGAGATGCGTTTCGAAAAAGTCAGTTGCTCTTTTACAGATTTCGATTCGATGTGCTCGATCATCTATTCGGTGACCTACGTCTGGAATGAACAGCGTTTCGACAGGGATATTCTGGTCTTTTGCCTGTTTCGCAAATTGTCGTACTTGGTTAATCGGGATCCGAGAATCATTTTCACCATGAACGATAAGTAATGGTGATTGGATATTTTCAACGTCAGTGATCGGACTGAGGTCTTCGAGTAATTCCCTGTGTTCGTCCAGCGATCCGTATTCGGCCTCCCGAAGTTCGCGACGCCACGGACCCGTGTTCTTTAGATACGTTTCGAAGTCGACGATCGGTGAGATAGCGAGTCCGCCGGCGAACTTCTCCGGCCATCGGGTCATTGCGGCTAGGACGAGAAACCCGCCGTAGGAAATACCACTAAGTAATATTTGGTCGCTATTGATACTATTCTTCTCGCTGAGCCAATCAGCAGCGGCTTCGACATCTCGGATCCCATCCGGCCGCTTCTCCACATCATCTAGTCCGAGGTACTCTTTGCCGTACCCTGAGGAGCCCCTGAAATTGGGTTCGAGTCGAGCAAAACCTTGCTCGAGATAATATTCTCGAAACGGGTCGATAGTTGGATAAATCTGGCTCCGCGGACCGCCGTGAAGGTGTATCATTGCAGGATACGAAGCCCCGGTAAATTGTTCCGGTGTCGTGTAGAACGATGGGACATCGAGTCCGTCGAATGAGGGATACGTTACGGGCTCCGGTTCGGTATAGGTTCGATCAGGGACGGGGGCAGTAAAGTCCGTCCATCGTGTGATATCCCCGGTTTTGATCTCGACTGTATAGACGTCGGGCTTCCCGTCGGAAGGATAGTGGACCAATCCGAGACGAGTTCCTTCTCGATCTATTGTTAGGGACCGAGACACACCGGCTGGAAAGGTCGGAGAGGGAAACGTGGTTACCTCGTCCGGTTTCACAAATCGAGCTGCTTTGACCGCCGAGTACCCATTTTTCGACTGGATATATCCGAGTTGTTTCGAGGGCGAGTGATAGACTAAT
Proteins encoded in this window:
- a CDS encoding efflux RND transporter permease subunit is translated as MAVGIGNIEGGEAEDEDLFPETTPAEKAEYVDERYSTEDGTETDTAYTEVYVRDESNNALSKEPLLDTLQYKQTVLENESVAVAIPADGEITSIASIVAAAAADDPDATLDEQIGALESTSEAEVTSIVSEALSEEPEARQLVSNSYDPETTSAESHQIIFVFETTEDGEINDAVTSHLFETASDRENPEYFTLNEHALVEANEQMNENTIGLILPVALALILGVLAFTYRDLVDVIVGMVGVVVSIIWMFGILGWLEISAGITMIVGPVLIAALSIDYGFHIFMRYREQRDSGEPIRPPMNRAVRSVSIALCLVTITAGIGFLSNIVNPLENIRDLGLGITFGVISAFLIFVTLVPALKVSIDQTLERFRLDRQKHPLGDGAVLRPFLQSGVVLAKRAAPIVVVVALVATAGSAAAWTALDEEPFEQQTEPAPEWMGELPGPLAWEDPEYNLNEIYVQEQFQPVAQNEGDRIQILIQGDVTNDETLTRIHEAKDTGVFAESTGNTDTVSVLTAMDDLAEEDDEFAAAISEADTSGNGVPDTNLEALYNEMYTLSPESASQVIESTDGTYQSIRIIGPADGGGSLSERADDQTAVASTVEDDSNLTATAVSETTILQSGIEAITDGILHVMVLALVSVFVVYTIIARYLYGSATLGAVTVIPIVLVTGLVISGMYVLDLPLTLVTALLMSLVIGLGIDYNIHVSDRFAQELEAGRNFSQALEAAVVNTGGALLGSALTTAVAFAAIILHPHPQLENLGTLVVLALLMSFLVSVFVLPSLLTIWARFTLPTEEVTETETTSPSDD
- a CDS encoding serine hydrolase, which translates into the protein MKKINKDDVDGVSQNLVSKIESFVLDWMNDNTVPGVSFALVDGDEIIYTDGFGARNLETNAPATSNTIYGLGSATKPVTATAILQLLEREKLTLDDDLSDYLPVFEDLSGDPITIEQLLTHTSGMPSDGAAITLVTRAEIGAGPEVPLSSRSDFYRHVDGATECRVTDRRDEFLYYNSGFVLLGHLIEEITGRKYTDYVANEILEPLGMERSTFTQAAFENKEDTMQPYYSDGDNIKQGRTVFDENISPAGGLFGSVTDIATFVSNTITCPDQCSIPNIDTDVITEMQQPQAVMTTRLDGTETRYGYGWMRQPLTDRTLVGHGGASATSSFGYWGEQNGTLGVAIGCNKAPRISSRYVGEAIISIARGHAPSQTVLPFMLEKKYNQIVGEYQMYRDIQSATVEKNGQILEISYDTPVGKQSQPLFPESPAPDEFSFFTLTGAGTRVPVEFHLKDGYVELEQSRLRLRQE
- a CDS encoding DUF6895 family protein, which produces MGSDEKVDSRFHDLEPIATENVPSEAAKMADASVDWHTNYIEEYNPLVWKDKRKRQIRRKAFSELSLFLQVTSQITDQEANHDKLVDSITETVNDRRYFELLSRYPTDIVQYGYPFAIPATRGRLRTEATMVLERTVTQKPIHSPERYPFVQLHYYHILEQLGFQTEHLDPATILSVSNIRKEPGFIQCNRRDVYAITHNIFYYTNFGIPGEGFPDTIVPTDLSTCLSGLLLRFLAIDDTDAVAELLLAGIIQRQLDPEFVKFVLSWLQTRSENGIVPGSGVRDAIASSTQRIQNSDIDIDSLGEWDENSEHWFHDYHTVIASGLCFAVLEQEWDRLRNEAPTRDFGYWLSDSATQLLTLGNLVAVLSEYKLTEAAPLLESLTGSRVARAYSDVFNACVKFLQNQRTPDDHIGYFTDEQYVYCNGVGTTDTFDREFRNQCTNRCEAALSAVKSDETDRDRE
- a CDS encoding S9 family peptidase, whose protein sequence is MTGYPIDRYMHVRAVTKPTFGPAGDRLFFISDLSSTREIWELTEPGQWPQQRTFTDGSVQWYAWSPTGTEIAFGLDQFGDGRIQISLLTSDQKTVTKLTTEPSVVHRWGGWSSNGEQVAYAANSRQSDVFDIYVQNRNQSYGTARCIYEHDHQSIIVPLGWSPTDDKLLVIEKHSSFNTDIHLINIETGESELLTDGPTNETRYKSIVWGSDEDSLYLLTDKDANWLYLARLDLISLDLVPVLQPEANIKRLVYHSPSKQLGYIQSKNGYSAVKAARFVKPDEVTTFPSPTFPAGVSRSLTIDREGTRLGLVHYPSDGKPDVYTVEIKTGDITRWTDFTAPVPDRTYTEPEPVTYPSFDGLDVPSFYTTPEQFTGASYPAMIHLHGGPRSQIYPTIDPFREYYLEQGFARLEPNFRGSSGYGKEYLGLDDVEKRPDGIRDVEAAADWLSEKNSINSDQILLSGISYGGFLVLAAMTRWPEKFAGGLAISPIVDFETYLKNTGPWRRELREAEYGSLDEHRELLEDLSPITDVENIQSPLLIVHGENDSRIPINQVRQFAKQAKDQNIPVETLFIPDVGHRIDDRAHRIEICKRATDFFETHLL
- a CDS encoding type 1 glutamine amidotransferase, which gives rise to MSQLRIAVLNAAHQDENTTRNFRRELDASLSEFDVTSGTVPDHFAFDGVVVTGSRSSVYWDDDWIATTAEWVDDAISRDIPHLGICWGHQLLAHVLGGTVSDMGAYEVGYSDIEQTADSRLFDGISSEFSAFTSHSDEVADLPPGASPLAENHYSNHGFRKDRVFGVQFHPEYDTKTARDLVHRKELSDERLESILGEITQENYRAACPAKLVFDNYLEFVQEVREQEQAQTQMQATAIETPSSVDTDADADIDADATTEVGCSD